The stretch of DNA CGCTCAACAACGGTCTGAAAGTATTTCTTGCGGCCCTTTTTACACGAGGCCGCGGTTTCTTCCGTCCCCATTTTCTCCTGCTGGCTGTTTTGCTTCCAGCCGCTCTGCTGTGGCAATTCTCGCGTTTCGAATATCGACAGTTTGTCTGGGCAGGCGAAGTGGCTCGGCATGAGGCGCGCGCCAAGCAGAAGGCCGTACGACAGAGGCAGCTCCCCACACTGCAACGGCAGAGCCCACCGCCAAAGACGGCTCCGAAAATGGGTACGCCGATGATGCAGGGCGAGTTCATGCGGTGGACGGACGTGTCCACCCCGCGCCTATCGTCCACCGTAGAAAATCTCTTCGGCGAGAGTTTTCAGCTGCATCGCGACCATCTCCTGGAAGACCTCTTCGGCACCCGTCCCGTCATCCTGCCTTATCGCTGCGTTGTCAATTACGTCGTCGAAGCCCTGCTCGTGTTGCTCTTTCTGGCAGGAGTGATATGCGGCCGCTACAACCGGCTCTTGCAGCTGGCCCTCTCCTTTGCCCTGCTTGACTGGGCTTTGCATCTGGGCCTGGGCTTCGGACTCAACGAAGTCTACATCATGACGGTCCATTGGGCCTACGTCGTCCCTCTTGCCCTGGCCTGCCTTTTCATGAGGCTCCGCGGCGGCTCGCTTCGCCTTTTGCGCGTCCTCGTACTGCTGCTCACCATCTGGCTCTATGGTTGGAACCTTTCTGCCCTCGTTTCCTATCTTCTCCCGGCATAATCCTCTCCACCGTCACTTTATCCCAATCGCAACGCATGAATAAGTTCAAACTCAAGAAGGACGAACGCCCCATTGCCCTGGTGGCTTTCCTCGTCTTTGCCTGTCAAAACGCTCTGACGCTGTATCGCTATCACGAGGAGTTCACCCGGGTGGGATACATGGGACTGTGGACGCTTTTCCACGGTCGGTTCCACGTTTCCGGCTTCGATGCCTTCTCGTGCATCTATCTCTCCAATGGTAAGATTTTCTACGAACTCTCCCGTCACCCACTCTTCGGCCCGATACTCGCACCCCTCTATTGGATCAACGCCGCCATCATCCGTCATTTCGATTTCAATGCCGCTATCTATCTCATGGCTGCCCTGCTCACGGTCTGCGCCACATGGTCTTTCCTGCTGATGCACCGCATCCTGACCGAACTGGTGGGTCTGCGCCGTACGGATGCTCTTCTCCTCTCGGCCCTGCTGTTCTCCTTTGCCTCGGTGATGCTCGCCGCCATGCTCCCCGATCATTTTCTCTTCTCCCTCTTCCTCCTCCTGCTCACCCTTTACCTCGCCGGTCGAAACCTCCTCCGTCATCGCCCCATGCCTTGGTGGCAAACGGCTCTGCTCTTCTTCTTCACGGCCGGCGTAACACTCAGCAACGGAGCGAAAACCCTGCTCGCCTCTCTCTTCGCCAATGGGAAGGCCTATTTTCGACCACGCCACCTTCTCCTCTCCACCCTCCTTCCGCTGGCTCTTCTCGGAGCCGCCTATTATGCGCAGTATGTTTTCCAGTTGCTGCCGCGGCAACGCGAGTCGGCCCATATCGAGGCGATGCGAATCAAGAAGGATAGCATTTTTGTGCAGAAAAGTCTGGAGCACGAGGCGCGTAAGCATCGCATCATCGGCAGACCAATGGGCAACGATGCCTTACTGAAGTGGACCGATAAAGACACGCCGCGACTACAGAGCCTGATCGAGAATGTCTTTGGCGAGTCGATACAGCTGCATCGCGAACACCTGCTTGAAGACATGTTCGTGTCGCGCCCCGTCATCGTGCACTATCATCATGGGGTTTTCTATGTTGTCGAGGCAGCCATTTGTCTACTCTTCGTTCTCGGTCTATGGTGTGCGCGGCACGAACGCCTGCTGTGGCTCTGCCTCTCGTGGTTGGGCTGCGATGTCTTTCTACATCTCGTCTTGGGCTTTGGCCTCAACGAGGTCTACATCATGGGAGCCCATTGGCTCTTCATCCTTCCCCTCGCCATCGCTTTCCTCTTGAAGCGGTTGCCTCCTCGGTCCGCCGTTGTCCTGCGCCTTGTTCTGTTGCTGCTCACCCTTTACCTCTGGGCATACAACGGCACCCTCATTGCGGGCTTTATGCTGGCGTAAAATTTCTTACGATGTGCGAGAAGTCATCTCTTGTGGTGTCAATGATGCTCGCGCACAGAACACCAAGTACTCTTTTGCTAACAACCGCATAGCGGTTGGTCCGTTGGGTAGAGCAGGGTAGGCGAGTGAAACGAGCCTACTCTGCTCTACCATCTGCGGAAGCTACTGAACTGTTCAAAACCATCGCGGAGACCAAAATGGAGCTACTGAACTGTTCAAAACGGCCACGGAGACCAAAATGGTGCCACTGAACTGTTCAAAACCGCCACCGAGACCAAAATGGTGCTACTGAGTCGCTCAAAACCGCTGCGGAGGCAAAAATGATGCTACTGAGTCGCTCAAAACGGTCGCGGAGACAAAAATGGTGCTACTGAGTCGCTCAAAACCGTCAGGGAGGCAAAAATATATGCAAAGAGAAAACAAGGCCGTAGGTCTTGGTCTCTCCTCTATCGCATAGTGATTGACCCATTGGCAACTTATTCAGAACAGATGCCAAACACCCCTCGCGCTAACAACCGCGTAGCGGTTGGTCTGTTGGCAGGGCAGGGTTGGCGAGTGAAACGAGCCTACCCTGTCTACGACGTGCAAAGAGAAAGCAAGGCCGTAGGTCTTGGTCTGTTTAAATCCCTTAAGTTAGAAGGTTGGAAGGATTATTTTGATCTCCTGAGTTAGAGGGCTTTTCTATGAAAACAGACCAACCCCGTTGGGGTTGTTATGGGTGGGTGCCGCTTAAACAGGGTAGGCTCGTTTCACTCGCCAACCCTGCTCTACCAACGGACCAACCCTTACAGGGTTGTTTGCGCACAGTGTTCCCAATAGGTGACAAATACGAGTTCGATATATGGTAGATGACCTCATGATGCATGAGAAATGCGATTCCGATGCATAACAAATGGCCTCGCGATGTGAAAGAGTGCTTTACGATGTACGAGAAACCACCTCTTGCGGTGTAAATGATGCCTGTGCACAAAACATCAAGTGCTCTTTCGCTAACAACCGCGTAGCGGTTGGTCTGTTGGTAGAGCAGGGTTGGCGAGTGAAACGAGCCTACCCTGTCTACGACGTGTAAAGAGAAAGCAAGGCCGTAGGTCTTGGTCTGTTTAAATCCCTTAAGTGAGGCGGGTCGGGGAGAAGTTTTGCCCTCTTGAGTTAGAGGAGTTTTTTATGAAAACAGACCAACCCCGTTGGGGTTGTTATGGGTGGGTGGCACTTAAACAGGGTAGGCTCGCTTCACTCGCCAACCCTGCTCTACCAACGGACCAACCCCGTTGGGGTTGTTTGCGCACAGTGTTCCCAATAGGTGACAAATACAATTTCAATATATGGCAGATGACCTCCTGATACACGGCAAACATAAATCCAATGCATAGCAGATACGATTCCAATACATAACAAATGATTTTCTGATGCATGGCAGATGGTCTACCAATGTATGACAAATGCTATTTCGATATATGGCAGATGACCTCATGATGCGCGGGAGATGACCTCCTGATGTGCGGGAGATGACCTCCTGATGTGCGGGAGATGACTTCCTGATACGCAAGAGGTGACTTCCCGCATATCGGGAAGTCACCTCCGCTATTTTTAATGGTGATGGCACGCAGCGATTGTGCAGATGATTCCGGCAGAAGAGCATTCCGTCAGAACCTAATAGCTCACCTCTCCCCAGGGCTTTTCTTCCGAGGAGTCGAATGTTTCTTCGTCTTCTTCTTCAAAGAATCCATCCTTGGCTTGTCCGCCACCGCCAGGGCCGCCACCCTGACCAATGGGAATGGATAGAATGGTTTGGCAGATGAAGCCTTCGGAGACGGTGTTCAGTACGCTTGTGGTGGGGCGGATGTATGTTTGTTTTTTCATTGTTGGTTCCTCCTAAAGATTAAAATTTATAGAATTTCTTGCCATTCACGACGTACATCTGGCCACGCTCGAGGGCATCATAATTGGTGCCCATGCGCTTACCGTCGATAGAATAGAACGTATGACGGCCGCTTTTCACATCTTGCTCCGTCTCGTTCTCGAGCTGGTGGATGTCGGTGGTGGTATGGTCATCGTCTAACACCATAAGGAAACTCTTGGCCGGCGTGGTGCCGTTGGGACTGGAGATAAAACAGCGGAAGGGCGCGATATAGTCGTTGGTCACACCGTTCTGCACCGCCCACCACTTGTTGCCATTGAGATAGTAGGCCTTCTTGGCATAAGCAGCGGTATTGCCCATAAATTCAGTCGTGCCGTAGAACTTCCAATCATTGTCAGAAGAGGCCACCAAAGCAGATGTTTCAATATCCGGTGTTACGGGCACTTGCACGTTCTGCATCACAGGCAGGGTGTGATTCTGTCCGTCGGTGATGCGCACGAGATAGGGTTTGTTGGCTGAGAGGCGCGTTCCCTGCGGTACGGACGAGAAAAAGAAGGCTTTATCGCCGTTTTCGTCGATCCC from Prevotella sp. oral taxon 475 encodes:
- a CDS encoding DUF6080 domain-containing protein — encoded protein: MNKFKLKKDERPIALVAFLVFACQNALTLYRYHEEFTRVGYMGLWTLFHGRFHVSGFDAFSCIYLSNGKIFYELSRHPLFGPILAPLYWINAAIIRHFDFNAAIYLMAALLTVCATWSFLLMHRILTELVGLRRTDALLLSALLFSFASVMLAAMLPDHFLFSLFLLLLTLYLAGRNLLRHRPMPWWQTALLFFFTAGVTLSNGAKTLLASLFANGKAYFRPRHLLLSTLLPLALLGAAYYAQYVFQLLPRQRESAHIEAMRIKKDSIFVQKSLEHEARKHRIIGRPMGNDALLKWTDKDTPRLQSLIENVFGESIQLHREHLLEDMFVSRPVIVHYHHGVFYVVEAAICLLFVLGLWCARHERLLWLCLSWLGCDVFLHLVLGFGLNEVYIMGAHWLFILPLAIAFLLKRLPPRSAVVLRLVLLLLTLYLWAYNGTLIAGFMLA